In Candidatus Eremiobacterota bacterium, a single window of DNA contains:
- a CDS encoding DnaB-like helicase C-terminal domain-containing protein encodes MKPVPENQRLLSREHLELVLLKALIWKDPLYPEIIAALSAQDFSADHRRIYTALVNMVDIGIEIKKDTLENAIEVPLTTPLFDVPPREKEVASAFELFRQKLHHRKKALEKISTWKKTIDSLTELVEEGKLDPRIWVERMQNLIPSPKIDEKKKAEPPRETAEEKTPREMPGALEPDWSNLISLFEKGEPRELSGLKTGIQELDRKSLGLKGLNVLSGSPKMGKTTLALQLATEIARHNDCLSVFYSMEMDRKSLMLRILSRISHIPYEHFVLCKGKNLADKERARFTKSREVFDTFRQKMVILDRTSTELDSEQIFYQIDALLKRAQNEKVFIVIDSLPSFSLTGKDMAKPSSFGPVFHHILGKFRLIQQYFGAIILLVYPKHYGTHQDQEADDGVYDLVHVVDTFFELLNKSKTSTASDYYNEYTTEAEEIDLCASSRETGQWYIPLTFMKSFFDFTHRKKGFKATKITWGEQEEPKEPASPKEKPRKDAASEPEASSQ; translated from the coding sequence ATGAAACCTGTTCCGGAAAACCAGAGACTTCTCTCCCGTGAGCACCTGGAGCTTGTTCTGCTCAAGGCCCTTATCTGGAAGGATCCTCTCTATCCCGAGATCATTGCCGCGCTCTCGGCACAGGACTTCTCTGCCGATCACCGCCGCATTTACACTGCCCTGGTGAACATGGTGGACATCGGTATCGAGATCAAAAAGGATACCCTTGAAAACGCCATTGAAGTCCCCCTCACGACACCCCTTTTTGATGTGCCTCCCAGGGAAAAAGAGGTGGCTTCTGCCTTTGAGCTCTTCAGGCAGAAGCTCCACCACAGGAAAAAGGCCCTGGAAAAAATATCCACATGGAAGAAGACCATCGACAGCCTCACCGAGCTTGTCGAGGAGGGCAAGCTTGACCCCCGGATATGGGTCGAGCGCATGCAGAACCTGATTCCCTCCCCTAAGATAGACGAGAAAAAGAAGGCCGAGCCTCCCCGAGAGACTGCAGAGGAGAAGACGCCGAGGGAAATGCCCGGGGCTCTCGAGCCCGACTGGAGCAACCTCATCAGCCTCTTTGAAAAGGGAGAGCCCCGGGAGCTCTCGGGCCTGAAGACCGGCATTCAGGAGCTTGACAGGAAAAGCCTGGGGCTCAAGGGCCTCAATGTCCTCTCGGGCAGCCCCAAGATGGGAAAGACCACCCTGGCGCTTCAGCTCGCCACGGAGATCGCCCGCCACAACGACTGCCTCTCGGTGTTCTACTCCATGGAGATGGACCGCAAATCGCTGATGCTGCGCATCCTTTCCAGGATATCCCATATCCCCTACGAGCACTTTGTTCTCTGCAAAGGCAAAAACCTCGCCGATAAAGAGCGCGCCCGCTTCACCAAGAGCCGCGAGGTCTTCGATACCTTTCGGCAGAAGATGGTCATCCTTGACAGAACCTCTACAGAGCTTGACTCGGAGCAGATATTCTACCAGATAGACGCCCTGCTGAAAAGGGCGCAGAACGAGAAGGTCTTCATCGTCATTGACTCCCTGCCCAGCTTCTCCCTCACAGGAAAAGACATGGCAAAGCCCTCCTCCTTCGGCCCTGTCTTTCACCATATCCTGGGCAAATTCAGGCTCATCCAGCAGTACTTCGGTGCCATCATACTGCTTGTCTATCCCAAGCATTACGGAACCCACCAGGATCAGGAGGCCGACGACGGAGTCTACGATCTGGTCCACGTGGTGGACACCTTTTTTGAGCTCCTCAACAAGTCAAAGACCTCCACCGCCAGTGACTACTATAATGAATACACGACGGAGGCGGAGGAGATCGACCTCTGCGCCTCGAGCAGGGAAACGGGGCAGTGGTACATCCCCCTCACCTTCATGAAGAGCTTTTTTGACTTCACCCACAGGAAAAAGGGGTTCAAGGCCACAAAAATCACCTGGGGAGAGCAGGAGGAGCCAAAAGAGCCGGCTTCGCCCAAGGAGAAACCTCGAAAAGACGCAGCTTCAGAGCCAGAGGCGTCATCACAGTGA
- a CDS encoding invasin domain 3-containing protein, translating into MKQRAGFPGLLLFAALLCLCRGAFSQGGGVTVAYPTETTIGSFTYIKSLPGLSRVDEIFAGYNARSSDLEYYHAMQGADGELFFELGVLPKPDDALRAQTELLAFMESWVRTSAVSDRRMRSGSEFGGQAGTFYELGGEQYTVFAGIRILDSRKVKLILLKNATSTYSSVKVAALQYFDKIAINDMAAPSPQPSASPSGGGGIPQDKLLIGGVCVVVLLFGMVLYYRSKAAAPRAASPVPVSPAALEQDISSSKGLDGVIGKLSNALMSEDQKANVKIIVTTDVKTMLADGKSKSMIKVRVTDFSGEPLDGKKLVFSLAEQNGRLTSETAATRKGEFLNFYTAGTEVGKQTVMVTLEENAYVGEALEIQLVKIEKLRLEAEKPKVEANDKKGLKVKATLLYSDENGAVDEIVRFRVLEGDGRITPAVKMNNQGTGEAVFWPGGSPGKVVVRGESASAPEIYQMLEFELVSA; encoded by the coding sequence CCTATATCAAGAGCCTTCCCGGCCTGAGCCGTGTTGACGAGATATTTGCCGGCTATAATGCGCGTTCGTCGGATCTGGAATACTACCATGCCATGCAGGGCGCCGACGGAGAGCTCTTTTTTGAGCTGGGGGTGCTCCCGAAGCCCGATGATGCCCTGAGGGCCCAGACTGAGCTCCTCGCCTTCATGGAGTCTTGGGTGCGCACCTCGGCGGTAAGCGACAGGAGAATGCGGTCAGGATCGGAGTTCGGAGGGCAGGCCGGCACTTTTTACGAGCTTGGAGGAGAACAGTACACCGTCTTTGCCGGCATCAGGATCCTTGATTCCAGGAAAGTCAAGCTGATCTTGCTGAAAAACGCCACCTCTACTTACAGTTCTGTCAAGGTGGCAGCCCTTCAGTACTTTGACAAGATAGCCATCAATGACATGGCGGCGCCTTCCCCGCAACCCTCGGCATCCCCTTCCGGGGGAGGAGGGATTCCCCAGGACAAGCTTCTTATCGGCGGCGTCTGTGTCGTCGTGCTCCTTTTCGGGATGGTGCTCTATTACAGGAGCAAGGCAGCGGCGCCCCGGGCTGCCTCCCCTGTTCCCGTCTCGCCGGCGGCCCTGGAACAGGATATTTCGTCGAGCAAGGGCCTTGACGGCGTGATCGGAAAGCTCTCCAATGCGCTGATGTCGGAGGATCAGAAGGCCAACGTGAAAATAATCGTCACCACTGATGTGAAGACCATGCTGGCCGACGGGAAGAGCAAGAGCATGATCAAGGTGAGGGTTACCGATTTTTCCGGTGAGCCTCTTGACGGGAAAAAACTGGTCTTCTCCCTCGCCGAGCAGAACGGGAGGCTTACCAGTGAAACGGCTGCCACGAGGAAGGGGGAGTTCCTGAATTTCTACACGGCAGGCACCGAGGTGGGCAAGCAGACCGTTATGGTCACCCTCGAGGAAAATGCCTACGTGGGCGAGGCCCTTGAGATCCAGCTGGTGAAGATTGAGAAACTGCGCCTCGAGGCCGAGAAGCCCAAGGTGGAAGCCAATGATAAGAAAGGCCTCAAGGTCAAGGCTACCCTTCTTTATTCCGATGAGAATGGCGCCGTTGATGAAATCGTGAGGTTCAGGGTTCTTGAAGGTGACGGGAGGATTACGCCTGCCGTGAAGATGAACAACCAGGGCACCGGCGAGGCCGTATTCTGGCCCGGTGGCTCCCCGGGGAAAGTGGTGGTCAGGGGCGAGTCTGCCTCGGCCCCCGAGATATACCAGATGCTGGAATTCGAGCTTGTAAGCGCATAA
- the ilvE gene encoding branched-chain-amino-acid transaminase yields MVVYMNGQYVKSEEAKISVWDHGFLYGDGVFEGIRAYGGKLFKLRDHLVRLYKSAKSLKITIPVTLEEMEKAVVETCRKNDLRDAYVRLVVSRGVGDLGIDPRKCKAAGPTVVIIADKIALYPRETYEVGLKVVTASTRKNISAAFNAQIKSLNYLNNILAKIEAIEAGAAEALMVNREGFVTECTTENIFIFTRGTLITPPVYVGILEGITRNTIIERAQRRGIAVREEPFTPHDIYVADECFVTGTGAEVIPVVLLDGRTIGDGVPGKVTMALLEDYRALTASEGTPLYE; encoded by the coding sequence ATGGTAGTCTATATGAACGGCCAGTATGTGAAAAGCGAGGAGGCAAAAATCTCCGTATGGGATCACGGGTTTCTCTATGGAGACGGAGTCTTTGAGGGAATCAGGGCTTACGGGGGGAAGCTATTCAAGCTCAGGGACCACCTTGTGCGCCTCTACAAATCGGCGAAATCGCTGAAGATCACCATCCCCGTCACCCTGGAGGAGATGGAGAAAGCCGTCGTCGAGACGTGCAGGAAAAACGATCTCCGCGATGCCTATGTGCGGCTCGTGGTGTCCCGCGGCGTAGGTGACCTTGGCATCGATCCCCGCAAATGCAAAGCGGCAGGACCCACGGTGGTGATCATTGCTGACAAGATAGCCCTTTATCCCAGGGAGACGTACGAGGTGGGCCTCAAGGTCGTCACCGCCTCGACGCGAAAGAACATCAGCGCCGCCTTCAACGCCCAGATTAAATCCCTCAACTATCTTAACAATATCCTGGCCAAGATAGAGGCCATCGAGGCAGGTGCCGCCGAGGCCCTCATGGTGAACAGGGAAGGCTTCGTGACAGAGTGCACGACGGAGAATATTTTCATCTTCACCCGCGGCACCCTTATCACCCCTCCCGTCTATGTGGGAATCCTCGAGGGGATCACCAGGAATACCATTATTGAGCGTGCGCAGAGGAGGGGCATCGCCGTCAGGGAGGAGCCCTTCACTCCCCACGATATCTATGTGGCCGATGAGTGCTTTGTCACGGGCACGGGAGCCGAGGTTATTCCTGTCGTGCTTCTTGATGGGAGGACAATCGGTGACGGCGTCCCGGGGAAGGTCACCATGGCGCTCCTGGAGGATTACCGTGCCCTCACCGCGAGCGAGGGGACCCCTCTCTACGAGTGA
- a CDS encoding DUF2723 domain-containing protein: MSMKEGHRLPRGINWLYGGLLWAFSLVVYGMALSPSLSSQSDSGELVTAAVTAGIAHPPGYPLYTMTGHLFSKLPFLDGAFRVNLMSAFFSSMAVLVLFFLCLRLFANPLVSASTALLFAFSRAFFRISLSAEVFSLHLLFVVLLLYLMLCWKDASGRHAVTWEPYLFFFTAGLSLSHHHTVLLLAPLLLYFIISGRLFTWLMAPRNIAAALVLFAAGLLPYLYLPLRAASDPPVNWGNPRDWEAFVRVVTRAGYGSLSLATVSGSSWSFGIFLKEAGHYLSLLAVQCTPMALPFMALGAVSCWKRERTLFWGGLFLFLVFSLAFIVWARLPAEEGYLAVLERFFLPSYLVAALAAGEGLMAISALRNCRTVALGAALVLPCAALLMNFGMVTRRSDYLAIDYGRNVLRSVGNGGILFVSGDVPSSALLYCQSVEGLRGDVTVLVEGLLDSPWYRRQLARRHKGILPEGIPADTRGRAFILKVIEGRQGKGPVYFNHPVSDSAFPVVSQGLVSLVLKPGEGPSREQCEAAERLLGHEYQYRGCYDEKKFHDYFSRELLRLYGLAWYSLGLEWAQLDQVRRAYRCFSEACRFEGRNAAVLLKKGQAEIELALYGEAEKTLGECLASGGSSREVFMNLAVLYARQGQVEKAREALRRARGDP; this comes from the coding sequence ATGAGCATGAAGGAAGGCCACCGCTTACCCAGGGGGATCAACTGGCTCTACGGAGGACTTTTGTGGGCTTTTTCCCTTGTGGTGTACGGTATGGCGCTCTCGCCGTCGCTTTCCTCTCAGAGCGACAGCGGAGAGCTTGTGACGGCAGCCGTCACGGCAGGAATAGCCCATCCTCCCGGCTACCCCCTCTACACGATGACAGGCCATCTTTTCTCAAAGCTTCCCTTCCTTGACGGCGCCTTCAGGGTAAATCTCATGTCGGCCTTTTTTTCGTCCATGGCGGTCCTCGTGCTCTTCTTTCTCTGCCTGAGGCTCTTCGCAAATCCCCTGGTGAGCGCTTCTACAGCCCTTCTTTTCGCCTTCTCAAGGGCCTTCTTCAGGATCTCATTATCGGCGGAGGTCTTTTCCCTTCACCTTCTTTTCGTGGTTCTTCTGCTTTATCTCATGCTCTGCTGGAAGGATGCTTCAGGGAGGCATGCCGTCACCTGGGAGCCCTATCTTTTCTTTTTCACTGCAGGCCTTTCCCTCTCCCATCACCACACGGTGCTTCTCCTTGCGCCTCTGCTGCTGTACTTCATCATCAGCGGGAGGCTCTTCACCTGGCTCATGGCTCCCCGGAACATTGCCGCCGCCCTGGTCCTTTTTGCAGCAGGCCTCCTTCCCTATCTGTACCTTCCGCTCCGCGCGGCGTCCGATCCCCCGGTGAACTGGGGGAACCCTCGCGACTGGGAAGCCTTTGTCCGAGTAGTGACCCGGGCCGGGTACGGCTCCCTGTCTCTTGCCACGGTGTCAGGCTCATCGTGGTCCTTCGGGATCTTTCTCAAGGAGGCAGGGCATTATCTCTCACTTCTTGCGGTGCAGTGCACCCCCATGGCGCTCCCCTTCATGGCGCTTGGCGCCGTGTCGTGCTGGAAGAGGGAGAGAACACTGTTCTGGGGAGGACTCTTTCTCTTTCTGGTCTTCAGCCTGGCCTTTATCGTCTGGGCCCGCCTTCCCGCAGAAGAGGGATACCTGGCGGTGCTCGAGAGGTTTTTTCTCCCCTCTTACCTTGTGGCGGCTTTGGCGGCAGGGGAAGGCCTCATGGCGATCTCGGCCTTGCGGAACTGCCGCACCGTTGCTCTGGGTGCTGCCCTTGTGCTGCCCTGCGCTGCCCTGCTGATGAATTTCGGCATGGTGACGAGGCGCAGCGATTACCTGGCCATTGATTACGGGAGGAATGTCCTCAGAAGCGTCGGGAACGGCGGGATTCTCTTCGTCTCAGGCGATGTTCCCTCTTCAGCTCTCCTTTACTGTCAGTCTGTGGAAGGCCTGAGAGGCGACGTTACCGTCCTGGTGGAGGGCCTTCTTGATTCGCCATGGTACAGGAGGCAGCTTGCGAGGAGGCACAAGGGCATTCTTCCCGAAGGAATCCCGGCGGATACCAGGGGGAGAGCCTTCATTCTGAAGGTAATAGAAGGCCGGCAGGGAAAAGGGCCTGTCTATTTCAACCATCCCGTCTCTGACAGTGCCTTTCCAGTGGTTTCGCAGGGCCTTGTCTCCCTTGTGCTGAAACCCGGAGAAGGGCCTTCAAGGGAGCAGTGCGAAGCCGCGGAGCGGCTCCTTGGCCATGAGTATCAATACCGCGGCTGCTATGATGAAAAGAAGTTTCACGACTACTTTTCCAGGGAGCTTCTCAGGCTCTATGGCCTTGCGTGGTACTCCCTCGGCCTGGAATGGGCGCAGCTTGATCAGGTAAGGAGGGCCTACCGGTGCTTTTCCGAGGCCTGCAGGTTCGAGGGCCGGAACGCCGCCGTGCTGCTGAAGAAAGGGCAGGCCGAGATTGAGCTTGCCCTGTACGGCGAGGCGGAAAAAACTCTTGGCGAATGCCTTGCCTCAGGGGGAAGCTCCAGGGAGGTCTTCATGAACCTTGCGGTACTCTATGCGAGGCAGGGGCAGGTGGAGAAGGCCAGGGAGGCTCTGCGCCGCGCCAGGGGAGATCCTTAG
- a CDS encoding EutN/CcmL family microcompartment protein, producing the protein MKFARVIGTVVATRKDEKIEGRKFLLVQPVDIHFQPAEGPQVAIDAVGAGEGELVLLVSGSSARQTETTQNKPCDLVIMAIVDTVEKMGEIIFKKSEDRYPES; encoded by the coding sequence ATGAAGTTCGCAAGGGTCATCGGAACGGTGGTGGCAACAAGAAAGGATGAAAAGATAGAGGGAAGGAAGTTCCTCCTCGTGCAGCCCGTGGATATCCATTTTCAGCCTGCCGAGGGCCCCCAGGTGGCAATTGATGCCGTAGGCGCCGGCGAGGGCGAGCTCGTGCTGCTGGTGAGCGGTTCATCGGCGCGGCAGACTGAAACGACTCAGAACAAGCCCTGTGATCTCGTCATCATGGCCATTGTGGACACGGTGGAGAAAATGGGCGAGATTATCTTTAAGAAGAGTGAAGACCGATACCCTGAGAGCTGA
- a CDS encoding rubrerythrin family protein, with protein MKKIAEQKVREALASECLDHMRYLIFAEKAKEEGYHNIARLFQTIAYAERIHARKYLLTLQDVGTTKENLLSSLAEEKFQSEELYPALFEIAGFFKEVEAQIGFHGAQQSEQVHTALFQKALETIEAQKDIILGEIHICRNCGFSLEGSPPPTCPVCGMAKEKFKQF; from the coding sequence ATGAAAAAAATAGCCGAGCAGAAAGTCCGCGAGGCACTCGCAAGCGAATGCCTCGATCATATGCGCTATCTCATCTTTGCCGAAAAGGCAAAAGAGGAGGGCTACCACAACATTGCCCGTCTCTTCCAGACTATTGCCTATGCGGAGCGCATCCATGCGAGGAAATACCTTCTCACCCTCCAGGATGTGGGCACCACGAAGGAGAACCTGCTTTCATCGCTCGCCGAGGAAAAATTTCAGTCCGAAGAGCTTTACCCCGCCCTTTTTGAAATCGCAGGGTTTTTCAAGGAAGTGGAGGCCCAGATAGGATTCCACGGGGCGCAGCAGTCCGAGCAGGTGCACACCGCCCTCTTTCAGAAAGCCCTCGAGACCATAGAAGCGCAGAAAGACATCATTCTCGGGGAGATCCACATCTGCAGGAACTGCGGTTTCTCCCTCGAGGGCTCGCCCCCCCCTACATGCCCCGTATGCGGCATGGCAAAGGAAAAGTTCAAGCAGTTCTAA
- a CDS encoding YtxH domain-containing protein: MKRCPLLWAGLGFFAGLAFGILVAPESGYRTREFIGEVVTEYTRMARVLLMPPGER, from the coding sequence ATGAAACGGTGCCCTTTGTTATGGGCCGGCCTGGGTTTTTTCGCAGGTCTTGCTTTTGGGATTCTTGTGGCGCCTGAGTCCGGCTACAGGACCAGGGAGTTCATAGGGGAAGTGGTCACGGAATACACAAGGATGGCCCGGGTGCTCCTTATGCCGCCGGGCGAGCGCTGA
- a CDS encoding EutN/CcmL family microcompartment protein — translation MFVAKVVGVTWATVKVKSLEGRRLLLVRPLDVLTGKLTGKIQMAVDGSMDAGVGDTVLIIDEGTSARQILDDSKAPIRTVVAGIVDEVALGPKVTKFH, via the coding sequence ATGTTTGTCGCAAAAGTCGTCGGTGTCACGTGGGCCACGGTGAAGGTGAAAAGCCTTGAGGGCCGCAGGCTGCTCCTGGTAAGGCCCCTGGATGTGCTCACGGGAAAGCTCACGGGAAAGATCCAGATGGCCGTTGACGGCTCGATGGATGCAGGTGTCGGCGACACGGTCCTCATTATTGACGAAGGGACCTCGGCCCGGCAGATCCTTGATGACTCCAAGGCCCCCATAAGAACCGTCGTGGCGGGGATAGTTGACGAGGTGGCCCTGGGGCCGAAAGTGACAAAATTTCACTGA
- a CDS encoding EutN/CcmL family microcompartment protein, translated as MQPGRVIGRVVATKKTSTLEGVRLLLVQPTDWEGKPQGDPFVAIDAVGSGSEEFIFYVSAREAAVAVDAVPPVDAAIVGIIDGVELEKEG; from the coding sequence ATGCAGCCGGGAAGAGTCATCGGAAGGGTCGTGGCAACAAAGAAGACTTCCACCCTTGAGGGAGTGAGGCTCCTGCTTGTACAGCCCACGGACTGGGAGGGGAAACCCCAGGGCGATCCCTTTGTGGCAATCGATGCCGTGGGCTCAGGCTCCGAGGAGTTCATCTTCTACGTGAGCGCCAGGGAGGCCGCTGTTGCCGTTGATGCCGTGCCTCCCGTCGATGCCGCCATAGTGGGCATCATTGACGGAGTGGAGCTTGAAAAAGAAGGGTGA
- a CDS encoding response regulator, translated as MEDARILIVEDDVITARDIEDSLKKLGYRICAVATSGEKALEKVEALKPDLILMDIQLKNGIDGIETSEQIKSSFNVPVVFLTAFSDNATLSRAKCTEPFGYILKPFEERLLHSTIEMALHKHSLEHELKRTGTINAALAELSKALLSLASLEEISLLVLSYARHLTESTYGFVGYLASRDAQLRIPAIEDGSREEGMSGPVFEEAAMLQKWVIGHGTPFLSNEPKADPRGALVLDPCREEIRNVLSMPAVVGEELVGQLVVAHSKRDYSQWDLEVMEKLSMLYALAVQRKKDDEERESLILRLQNALVNVKTLSGLLPICSSCKKIRDDKGYWQQIELYLQQHSEADFSHSLCPSCIEKLYADLDGESVREA; from the coding sequence TTGGAGGATGCCAGGATATTGATAGTTGAAGATGACGTGATAACGGCCCGGGATATAGAGGACTCCCTCAAGAAGCTCGGCTACCGAATCTGCGCCGTAGCCACATCAGGTGAGAAGGCCCTCGAGAAGGTCGAGGCCTTGAAGCCCGATCTGATCCTCATGGATATCCAGCTCAAGAACGGCATCGACGGTATCGAGACCTCAGAGCAGATCAAGAGCAGCTTCAATGTGCCCGTGGTGTTTCTCACCGCTTTCTCAGACAATGCCACTCTCTCCCGGGCAAAGTGCACTGAGCCTTTCGGCTATATCCTCAAGCCCTTCGAAGAGCGCCTCCTCCACAGCACCATAGAGATGGCCCTTCACAAGCACAGCCTCGAACATGAGCTCAAGAGGACCGGCACCATCAACGCCGCCCTTGCAGAGCTCTCGAAAGCCCTTCTCTCACTCGCCTCTCTGGAGGAGATATCGCTCTTGGTGCTGTCCTATGCACGGCATCTCACTGAGAGCACCTATGGCTTTGTCGGATACCTGGCCTCCCGTGATGCGCAGTTAAGGATTCCCGCAATTGAAGACGGTTCCCGGGAAGAGGGTATGTCGGGCCCTGTCTTCGAGGAGGCCGCAATGCTTCAGAAATGGGTCATTGGCCACGGAACCCCCTTTCTCTCCAATGAGCCGAAAGCCGATCCGCGCGGCGCCCTCGTGCTTGATCCCTGCAGGGAGGAGATAAGGAATGTCCTCTCCATGCCTGCAGTGGTTGGCGAAGAGCTTGTAGGGCAGCTTGTGGTGGCTCACTCAAAGAGAGACTATAGTCAATGGGATCTCGAGGTGATGGAGAAGCTCTCCATGCTCTATGCGCTTGCGGTCCAGAGGAAAAAGGATGATGAAGAGAGAGAGAGCCTCATCTTGAGGCTTCAAAACGCTCTTGTCAACGTGAAAACTCTGAGCGGTCTTCTCCCCATATGCTCGTCATGCAAGAAAATAAGGGATGACAAGGGATACTGGCAGCAGATAGAGCTCTACCTCCAGCAGCATTCCGAGGCTGATTTCAGCCACAGCCTCTGCCCTTCCTGTATTGAGAAGCTTTATGCCGATCTGGATGGCGAATCGGTGCGGGAGGCCTGA